The genomic stretch gatatttctttttctctgtctgacttattttactgagtatgacaatctctaggttcatccatgttgctgtaaatggtattattttattctttttaatggctgagtaatattccattgtatatacgtgcctcatctttatccattcctctttcAATGGGCTTTTaatttgctttcatgtcttggctattgtaaacagtgctacaatgacaGTGCATGTATTGTTCTGGATCATGCTTTCCTCTGGATGCATGCTAAGGAGtagattgcagggtcatatggtagctctaattttagttttttaaggaaacttcatgTCATTCTCCATAGTGTTGTACCAATTTAAACTCCCAATGAGGTGACTAAttttaaagatgattaaaaatagagaattaggtaatgaaataaaagattttcAGAAATATCTCAGTTTTATACAATGAAGCAGGTAGCAGTTGCTATATTCCCAATTCCACAAATATTCCACTGTTAAACGAGTTAAACTGGGTGAAGGCAAACGACTTGCCATGGCTTTAGgttaaaaaatgatgctgattTTACTGGATGGACAGTAAAATCCAAGTGTTAGTGGTCTCACAAATGAAATGAAGGGGTGCATATTTTGATACAATTCCAATTATTGAATAGCTTCTATAGCAAGATAAAACTATAGAATTCTATAccaaaatagagtaaaaattCTGAATATCTACAAAATAATATGGATACTATGAATAGACTTGTTACTGTACTTGTAACTATTCATAACCTGTGAAACACAATTAAATTCAATGATTTCAGTATAGCTtttgcattaaaataataaatttcattaTATACCCTATAGCTTTATTCTCACTGaagatttcaccagttttattCTTGGCACGACTTATTTCCAATTTGTAAACAGGAATAAAATCACTTGAAAACAATTTTGATCTGAGATGCTAAGTTGTGAATTGTTGTTTTGTCACAGGGGAAGCTCATCATAACTCTTTTGTGCTGGAATTAACTGGAGGAGTTCCATCTAGGGGCATAACGCCTTCAGCTACTCtctcttttgcttctttcctGTTTTAGCAAACTTGCGGTAACAAAAGAGAAAGTATTTTGTGATGACAAATACAACAGTTGCCACACAGGCCAGCAGGAACCCAATCACATCCAGAGAGTGGTACTGGAACCAGGTGAGGTTGTGGGCGGCTGGCCTCAGGTGCTTGGCTCCTTTGTGGCGCATGACAAACTCAATCCAGAAGACTGCTCGGTCCAGGGGCTTTATAGGCTGATTGCGTTGAATGGTGGATAACCACATAGCCTTCTCTTTGTAGCTAAAGGGAAAGCAAAGaaacatcaatttaaaaatgaactagCTTCTGGGGCAACTGTTATATTTGTTGTTGTATTTGTTGTCACAAAATGGACTGAAACAAATATACTCACGAAGGATTGTTAATGACTTCCTTCAATGCACTGAGCAGATCTCTTGCTGACATTGTTTCCAAGTCCACTCTGACAGCTGCTCCCTTGGCTTTCACTCGGGCAATGTTATCAGGTTGATCAGCAAACAAAGGAAGGCCCACCATAGGGATCCCATGGTAGATGGCCTCATAAATGCCATTGGTTCCACCATGAGTTATAAAGGCTTTGGTTTTTGGGTGACCTAGAATTGAGTGAATTtcagtaaaattatttaaaagtcttaaaaataaactaagaaatgAGCATTATAATGCAACTGAAATAAGCAATGTCTTTTAGATGACATACAAAACTGTATTTAGATTGCTTCAGAATTCAGAATAAGAAATCCCTAAGTCTGCTGGAGAGGTCAGTGAAGACTTCATAAAGAGCTATGTACTTGAACTTCACAAATGAATCCACGATTGGTAGGTGAAAAACCTGAAAGGGCATTCTgggtaaaagaaaacattttttcaacAAAAACAGGGAGGGCATGTCAGAAATACAATCTCTAAAACAATAATGAAGCCATTTAGTCTGAAAGGAAGTGTGTCAAAGTAACAAGAAGAGTAAATGGCAGTGGTAGTGGAACCAGAGGAAGGAAAAGCTACAATTTATCATGAAATGTGTGACTACTTGAT from Ovis canadensis isolate MfBH-ARS-UI-01 breed Bighorn chromosome 6, ARS-UI_OviCan_v2, whole genome shotgun sequence encodes the following:
- the LOC138442162 gene encoding UDP-glucuronosyltransferase 2B17-like isoform X2, translated to MTFMERVKNMIYVLYFDFCFQTFDVKTWNEFYSEVLGRPTTFLETIGKADMWLIRTYWDFEFPRPVLPNFEFVGGLHCKPAKPLPKEMEEFVQSSGENGIVVFTLGSMISNITEEKVNVIASALAQIPQKVLWRYDGKTPDTLGPNTRLYKWIPQNDLLGHPKTKAFITHGGTNGIYEAIYHGIPMVGLPLFADQPDNIARVKAKGAAVRVDLETMSARDLLSALKEVINNPSYKEKAMWLSTIQRNQPIKPLDRAVFWIEFVMRHKGAKHLRPAAHNLTWFQYHSLDVIGFLLACVATVVFVITKYFLFCYRKFAKTGKKQKRE